One Roseiconus lacunae genomic region harbors:
- a CDS encoding TIGR01212 family radical SAM protein (This family includes YhcC from E. coli K-12, an uncharacterized radical SAM protein.) — protein sequence MTISGSNDRLAWQREGLPFNAFGAFLRRRFGGRVQRVSIDAGFTCPNVDGAVARGGCNFCDNRSFSPSRRVRLKRVSEQLENGIESVRRRYKTVSGFLAYFQPATNTYAPVDQLEEVYRLALRQHPDIVGLAIGTRPDCVPDCVLELAEQLAREHYVSLEFGMQTMHQPGLDWMNRAHTHDHLINAIDRARSRGFECCVHIILGIPGETHEMMMQTATEVARLGFDAIKLHNLYAVQGTSMGDEVAGGKIKMMEQDTYVNTVVDFLELIPPTTVVERISGDAPPKYLIAPQWCLKKSVLKQQIEEEFQRRNSYQGKHYVAPQTDPNDRPRPTDNTPQSIRDQIDVRGRLPVLKIESAH from the coding sequence TTGACAATTTCCGGTTCTAATGATCGTTTGGCCTGGCAACGCGAAGGCCTGCCTTTCAACGCATTCGGCGCATTTTTACGGCGTCGATTTGGCGGTCGGGTTCAGCGCGTCAGTATCGACGCCGGGTTTACATGCCCGAATGTCGACGGTGCGGTCGCTCGCGGAGGCTGCAATTTTTGCGACAACCGCTCATTCAGCCCCTCGCGGCGGGTCCGCCTCAAGCGAGTCAGCGAACAGCTCGAAAACGGTATCGAGAGTGTCCGCAGGCGTTACAAAACAGTCAGCGGTTTTCTCGCCTATTTCCAGCCCGCCACGAACACCTACGCACCGGTCGATCAACTCGAAGAAGTTTATCGTCTGGCCCTTCGCCAGCACCCCGATATTGTCGGTTTGGCGATCGGGACGCGCCCAGACTGTGTCCCGGACTGTGTGCTGGAATTGGCCGAACAATTGGCGCGCGAGCACTATGTTTCACTTGAATTCGGCATGCAAACGATGCATCAACCGGGTTTGGACTGGATGAATCGTGCTCACACTCATGATCACCTGATCAATGCAATCGATCGCGCTCGGTCTCGAGGGTTCGAGTGCTGTGTCCACATCATCCTAGGAATTCCCGGTGAAACTCACGAGATGATGATGCAGACCGCTACTGAGGTCGCTCGGTTGGGATTCGACGCGATAAAATTGCATAACCTTTACGCCGTCCAAGGAACCTCGATGGGTGACGAGGTTGCCGGCGGAAAAATTAAGATGATGGAACAGGACACTTATGTGAACACCGTCGTCGATTTCCTGGAATTAATCCCGCCGACCACCGTCGTCGAACGGATTAGCGGTGACGCACCACCGAAATATCTAATCGCACCGCAGTGGTGCCTCAAAAAATCTGTATTGAAACAGCAGATCGAAGAGGAATTTCAGCGTCGAAATTCGTATCAGGGCAAACACTATGTCGCGCCGCAGACCGATCCGAATGACCGACCGCGACCGACCGACAACACGCCCCAGTCCATCCGAGACCAGATTGACGTACGCGGGCGTTTGCCGGTTCTGAAAATCGAATCCGCGCATTGA